The following coding sequences are from one Macaca nemestrina isolate mMacNem1 chromosome 1, mMacNem.hap1, whole genome shotgun sequence window:
- the LOC105499659 gene encoding protein Wnt-9a isoform X2 yields the protein MLDGSPLARWLAAAFGLTLLLAALRPSAAYFGLTGSEPLTVLPLTLEPEAAAQAHYKACDRLKLERKQRRMCRRDPGVAETLVEAVSMSALECQFQFRFERWNCTLEGRYRASLLKRGFKETAFLYAISSAGLTHALAKACSAGRMERCTCDEAPDLENREAWQWGGCGDNLKYSSKFVKEFLGRRSSKDLRARVDFHNNLVGVKVIKAGVETTCKCHGVSGSCTVRTCWRQLAPFHEVGKHLKHKYETALKVGSTTNEAAGEAGAISPPRGRASGVGGSDPLPRTPELVHLDDSPSFCLAGRFSPGTAGRRCHREKNCESICCGRGHNTQSRVVTRPCQCQVRWCCYVECRQCTQREEVYTCKG from the exons gctgACGGGCAGCGAGCCCCTGACCGTCCTCCCGCTGACCCTGGAGCCCGAGGCGGCCGCCCAGGCACACTACAAGGCCTGCGACCGGCTGAAGCTGGAGCGGAAGCAGCGGCGCATGTGCCGCCGGGACCCGGGTGTGGCAGAGACGCTGGTGGAGGCCGTGAGCATGAGTGCGCTTGAGTGCCAGTTCCAATTCCGCTTTGAGCGCTGGAACTGCACGCTGGAGGGCCGCTACCGGGCCAGCCTGCTCAAGCGAG GCTTCAAGGAGACTGCCTTCCTCTATGCCATCTCCTCGGCTGGCCTGACGCACGCACTGGCCAAGGCATGCAGCGCGGGCCGCATGGAGCGCTGTACCTGCGATGAGGCGCCCGACCTGGAGAACCGTGAGGCCTGGCAGTGGGGGGGCTGCGGAGACAACCTCAAGTACAGCAGCAAGTTTGTCAAGGAGTTCCTGGGCAGACGGTCAAGCAAGGATCTGCGAGCCCGTGTGGACTTCCACAACAACCTCGTGGGTGTGAAG GTGATCAAGGCTGGGGTGGAGACCACCTGCAAGTGCCACGGCGTATCAGGCTCATGCACGGTGCGGACCTGCTGGCGGCAGCTGGCGCCCTTCCATGAGGTGGGCAAGCACCTGAAGCACAAGTACGAGACAGCACTCAAGGTGGGCAGCACCACCAATGAAGCGGCAGGTGAGGCAGGTGCCATTTCCCCACCACGGGGCCGTGCCTCgggggtgggtggcagtgacccGCTACCCCGCACTCCAGAGCTGGTGCACCTGGACGACTCGCCTAGCTTCTGCCTGGCCGGCCGCTTCTCCCCGGGCACCGCTGGCCGTAGATGCCACCGTGAGAAGAACTGTGAGAGCATCTGCTGCGGCCGCGGCCATAACACACAGAGCCGGGTGGTGACGAGGCCCTGCCAGTGCCAGGTGCGTTGGTGCTGCTATGTGGAGTGCAGGCAGTGCACACAGCGTGAGGAGGTCTACACCTGCAAGGGCTGA
- the LOC105499659 gene encoding protein Wnt-9a isoform X1, giving the protein MCRGPRPFSPPPPLPAHPGFFLPLSPPDGHACPLSPGHRDTWPGSSRASWRWAHTGLSVPRLTGSEPLTVLPLTLEPEAAAQAHYKACDRLKLERKQRRMCRRDPGVAETLVEAVSMSALECQFQFRFERWNCTLEGRYRASLLKRGFKETAFLYAISSAGLTHALAKACSAGRMERCTCDEAPDLENREAWQWGGCGDNLKYSSKFVKEFLGRRSSKDLRARVDFHNNLVGVKVIKAGVETTCKCHGVSGSCTVRTCWRQLAPFHEVGKHLKHKYETALKVGSTTNEAAGEAGAISPPRGRASGVGGSDPLPRTPELVHLDDSPSFCLAGRFSPGTAGRRCHREKNCESICCGRGHNTQSRVVTRPCQCQVRWCCYVECRQCTQREEVYTCKG; this is encoded by the exons ATGTGCAGGGGGCCAAGGCCCTTCTcacctccccctcccctgcctgcTCATCCTGGATTCTTTCTGCCCCTCTCACCCCCGGATGGACATGCCTGTCCCCTGTCCCCTGGCCACCGAGACACCTGGCCAGGCTCCAGCAGGGCTTCCTGGCGCTGGGCTCACACTGGcctctctgtgcccaggctgACGGGCAGCGAGCCCCTGACCGTCCTCCCGCTGACCCTGGAGCCCGAGGCGGCCGCCCAGGCACACTACAAGGCCTGCGACCGGCTGAAGCTGGAGCGGAAGCAGCGGCGCATGTGCCGCCGGGACCCGGGTGTGGCAGAGACGCTGGTGGAGGCCGTGAGCATGAGTGCGCTTGAGTGCCAGTTCCAATTCCGCTTTGAGCGCTGGAACTGCACGCTGGAGGGCCGCTACCGGGCCAGCCTGCTCAAGCGAG GCTTCAAGGAGACTGCCTTCCTCTATGCCATCTCCTCGGCTGGCCTGACGCACGCACTGGCCAAGGCATGCAGCGCGGGCCGCATGGAGCGCTGTACCTGCGATGAGGCGCCCGACCTGGAGAACCGTGAGGCCTGGCAGTGGGGGGGCTGCGGAGACAACCTCAAGTACAGCAGCAAGTTTGTCAAGGAGTTCCTGGGCAGACGGTCAAGCAAGGATCTGCGAGCCCGTGTGGACTTCCACAACAACCTCGTGGGTGTGAAG GTGATCAAGGCTGGGGTGGAGACCACCTGCAAGTGCCACGGCGTATCAGGCTCATGCACGGTGCGGACCTGCTGGCGGCAGCTGGCGCCCTTCCATGAGGTGGGCAAGCACCTGAAGCACAAGTACGAGACAGCACTCAAGGTGGGCAGCACCACCAATGAAGCGGCAGGTGAGGCAGGTGCCATTTCCCCACCACGGGGCCGTGCCTCgggggtgggtggcagtgacccGCTACCCCGCACTCCAGAGCTGGTGCACCTGGACGACTCGCCTAGCTTCTGCCTGGCCGGCCGCTTCTCCCCGGGCACCGCTGGCCGTAGATGCCACCGTGAGAAGAACTGTGAGAGCATCTGCTGCGGCCGCGGCCATAACACACAGAGCCGGGTGGTGACGAGGCCCTGCCAGTGCCAGGTGCGTTGGTGCTGCTATGTGGAGTGCAGGCAGTGCACACAGCGTGAGGAGGTCTACACCTGCAAGGGCTGA